CTATCCAGCAACTGCTGGCGCTCGGCGCGATCGGGCTGTTCGGCCGAAAGCCGAGACGGCAGCGCGACGAATTCCTCCCAGCCATATTCGAAGCATTTCTGCGCGGTGCGGTTCGCGTAGATGAAGCGCGGGTCCGGCTCGCTATTGTGGGCGAGGACCACGAAAGGCGCATCGTTGTAAAGCCAGTCCGGTCCTTGCCCGTCCCGGACAAGGCGACGGCCGACAATGCGCTTGTAGCTTCCGGTGAGAAGGGAGAAGAAATCGGCGTCGCTCGTCAGGTCGAGGGCGTGATCGTCATAGGTAGAAGTCACGAAGTGCCTCGCTGGTCAGATGCTCGGTGCAGGCGACATAACCGATATTCAGTGCATCGGTCTACAAGGCCCGCCGCTCGGGAATTGATAGGACCGATTTCAAGCACATCTAGCCCAAGCATCCCGACCGTGCGGATAGGAATGTCGCGATGCCGGCGAGGAACCGGCGTTTACCGTGTCTTATCACTTCTGATTGTGCCGCTTGCCAGAAGATCGCCCCTTGTGCATTGATCGGATTTTGCTGGGTAGGGTGAAATGTTCTCGTCAAAGCTGTTGATCTTTCACTCGTGATCGCCATGGGCTTGGGTCGCATTGAAGCGGGCTCACGCCGAGGATTCGGTGATCAGCCTGGCAACAAGTGAGCAAGATATGCTGCGAGTGACGACAGGAGAAATACGTGCTCGAAGGCTGGGGAAGAATGCTGAAATCCGTCTCATTCATATCGATGCTGCTGGCATTCGTCGCCCTGGCCGGAGAGGGGCATGCAGCAATTTCCTACCAACGTCTGGACGGCGCGCCGGGAGAGCGTGGCCTGGTGATAAAGGGCGTGTTTGAGTTCTCCGACGATCCGACGAAGCTTGTCGTCGAATACCGGCAGTACCAAGCGGACTACATCAGCTTTGACTCGCCCGGCGGAAACGTGGTCACCGCGATCAGCTTCGGCCGCGCCATCCGCGCACTGAATGCAAAAACGCTCCAGATCAGAGCCATGGAATGTGCATCGGCTTGCGCCTTCGCCTTCGTCGGTGGTGTTGAAAGATTTGCCGAGCCAGGGTCTATCGGCGTGCATCGGGTTTCCCTATCCGACGATGCCGGCGTGGATAACAAATTGGCCGTCTCGACCGTTCAAGCGCTGACCGGCGACATCATCGGCTATCTCACCGACATGGGGGTAAGCCCCAATCTGCTGCAACTCAGTCTGTCGATCGACAGCACCGATATACGGTATC
This Rhizobium sp. NZLR1 DNA region includes the following protein-coding sequences:
- a CDS encoding MEKHLA domain-containing protein; translated protein: MTSTYDDHALDLTSDADFFSLLTGSYKRIVGRRLVRDGQGPDWLYNDAPFVVLAHNSEPDPRFIYANRTAQKCFEYGWEEFVALPSRLSAEQPDRAERQQLLDSVTRDGFVDNGRGLRIAKSGRRFWIEKVTVWQLIDETGKRLGQAAIFPSWRDE